gAACAGTTTTCCCAGTTCATAGAATCTGCTTTTCATTAGACCATGAATCTGTCTCTTTGCAGCCCATTTGTTGTGACCAAAGTGTCCCTGAGGGTCATGACTCCAGTCATCCTCACAGTTTTTGTCCTGGCACTGTACCTGCACGCCCAGCAAGTTGAATCTACTGCACGCCTCGACTTCCTGTGGAAATTACAGGTATGTGCAGTGCTACACCACGAAAGTGCGTCATCTGACCATGTTAACTTCGAACAGCATCTCTTCACACTGCTGCAAAAGCTAAATATATCTAATAAAGAACCTCCACTCCCAGGCCacagaagagaaggaggagatggaggagctgcAAGCCTACAATCGTCGCCTCCTCCATAATATCCTGCCGAAAGACGTAGCCGCTCACTTCTTGGCGCGAGAGCGACGTAACGACGAGCTGTACTACCAGTCTTGTGAGTGCGTGGCCGTCATGTTCGCCTCCATCAGCAATTTCTCAGAGTTCTACGTGGAGTTGGAGGCCAACAACGAGGGAGTGGAGTGTCTTCGGCTGCTCAACGAGATCATCGCTGACTTTGACGAGGTAAAGCTCGTTGAGGCGTATTTGTAAAGCTCTGCGTGTCGTTGTCATTCTGCAGATGTGATTATTTGTAAATTGTACCAATGTAATCActttgtgtcatttgttttttttcatgtctcagATCATCAGTGAAGAGAAATACAGGCAGCTAGAAAAGATCAAGACCATTGGTTCCACTTACATGGCGGCCTCCGGTCTCAATGACTCCACCTACGACAAGGAGGGCCGTACCCATATTACTGCACTGGCCGACTATGCCATGAGACTGAGGGAGCAGATGAAATACATCAACGAGCACTCTTTCAACAACTTCCAGATGAAGATAGGTGGGGAGAATTACTGCTTTCTCGTTGAGAcatcacaaaaatgaaaagaattaaCAGTAGTAAGTAGTAACATGGCAGCTTtcggtttgttttttgtctcattcCCAGGTCTGAACATTGGACCTGTGGTAGCAGGGGTTATTGGGGCACGGAAGCCTCAATATGATATTTGGGGAAACACAGTCAACGTGGCCAGTCGTATGGACAGCACAGGTGTACCTGACCGCATACAGGTAAGGGTTTTATCCATCTTATCTTAAAAAGTTGACATGATGAATATTTTAGTTGCCAATTTACATTATTTGCACAATAAACACCGGTGTTCATTTAAAGaggtgtttctggccacctggtgaatttaagtccaatattcacccCCGTATCTGCGATTTAGTCTCCATCAACTCCCATAAAGTATCTCACTCTTCAGCTGcttaatgctccactatgttcatcagATAGTCACtgactttttctgtctgctgtttggtagCATACAGGTACTTTTTCTCAGCttcttcactgaaaacagctgcctgctgcagcggCTGGAAAGCAGTGCTGATTGTAAGAGTGAACCCAAACACTAAAGTTAAAGGAGATAAAGGCAGAACAACAAGCTGAATGAGGCTCtactctgtagagctgaggggaactgttTCGTGTTATAaatctctgtgggttcatcactacgaATGATccttttcacattacacatagtcattgGGCCCATCGTTAAAACTTGAATATTAAAGCTTCAACAAGCCTGGAAATGAAGCTTGTGCTCGAAAGCAAACCACCCTGTCCCCATGATTCCACCCTCCCTCTGGTCTGCTCCGCCCAGCCCAGCCCTTCCTCAACGTCACGCCATGATAACATCTTCCATCATCTAATACTAGCTTGAAGCTTCTGTGTGAGATGAGCTGTAGACCAAGGGCGAGGCTCGCTCACAAGCTTATCTATCTAATATCTCTGCACTGATGCCAGGCTGTTGAAGAAGCCTGGGTAAGAGACGACCCTTTGACAGCACCTCtccacactgacatgttttgaaGCATATTTCAACAAGAAGTTacatactgcagctttaattagtgcagctttaaatatttttgtcaacTTTGGAATAAAGGTCACTTTACCATGGACAAGCTATAGGATATAAGAACTGAGCTGAGCAGCCTACCACTTGTAAATTTACAAAGAAGATGAGACGGCCaaaaaatggaaacaatgaACAGTCTCTGGGtcaatcaaaaatatttatcGGATcgtaacacattttttttctcacaggtGACCACAGACCTCTACCAAGTTCTTGCAAGCAAAGGGTACGTGCTGGAGTGTCGCGGGGTTGTTAAGGTCAAAGGTAAAGGGGAAATGACAACCTACTTCTTGAACGATGGACCACCCAACAGTTAGCAGCCATGGCGGCTGCAGATGCTGGGATGAACCCCTCGGCAAGGACACAGCACCACTGAGCGACGACTCACAGTGTGAGCGAATGGCTAAAAACTAGAGACGCCATCACTTGAATCCcaagcaaagaggaaaaaaaacttaagacTTCAAAAGGAAAGCGTTCTTGGATGAGAGGAAAATGTTCTCGTTTGACAGCCATTTTGGCCCACATACATGTTGAAGGACAAGTGTTTTTCTCATGTCTAgcctctctctcaggcttcttgAAAGATGCAaagtctgtttatttaaaacaacGCCTTTTAGCCTGTGTCAAAAGAAGATTAACGCTGTACATAAggctactttttattttactttgtgttttgttttgttttttttctgtaattttttttcacatgaatTATGAACAGGTACTCATATTTTGTTTCTggattaattatttatttcaaactAGATGTTTTGTGCAAAAGGTCCTTTATGATAAAGTGTGAATACATACGTGCACAAATATCCAGTTTATTACACGTTTATAagtgtgtatgtacatgcatatttgtgtgtgtatgaatatatGTATAAACTGAGGAGGAATATATTGACCAAAGACTAAAGTATTTACTAAAAGCAAGGCAAGACATGTTTGATATGTTCTCGCTAAAGTCAGCAATGACCACCGCCTCTGTTTTTTAGGCAGCAGGCCTGAACCCTTTGTCTTTTTGCCCGACTGCTGGCAGCAAAGGCTGcttcattattttcataaaatacgtagaattaatttattttgtctgtcatTCAGGCAGCAAAGAGCTGATCACATTAACTCTAAATTATGATATTGCCCTCAACCTCTAGACAAAACTACTAAAGACGACTAAGGATGTTATTGGAAGGTGATAGATGAAATCTATATTTTTATCTCTACTCTCTGAGGAGTAAAAGTAGCTCCAGCTAGGATTAGGATCCTCTTCATCATTTCATGTCAGAATGGTTCCTTAGAGCTTGAGCAGCCAGTgtgcagctggtttcagccGTAACAGTATGTTGTCATCCCTTTCAGAAGTATTTTTTGGTGCAAATGGAAATGAAGGAACTTAGATCAGAGAGTTGTCCCAGAGCCATCAAGGGGTGGGGGGATCCTTGGATTTCAACGCAGTGGTACCACACAGCCTGATTCTTCTATGAAGAAGAAATAGATGAAGGAGGTAAATATATATTGATTTTGACTGAATACTGTGCTTTGTAATCCTGAAGGGGCATAACTATTTTCactgtgaggtttttatgaTACAACAAAACTGCTTTCTTGCCAAACATAACCGCTTTGAAGCATGTCTGATTGTGgtatcttgttttcatttttgtttgttttaatgtagGGTATTTTGTATCACTTCTGTATCCATCATTTGTATATTCTTaatgttgttattataattatgatgATTCTGATTAATTATTATGCTTATTATGATGATTTCATTCCAATGAATAAGGATCAAAGACCAGCACGCTTTCTTGTAAAATGCCAGTTGTAAAGCTCAAGCTCACTGGTACCAACTGATCAACTGCAGCCAATGAATTCTGCTGTTCAGTCCTAATGTACAATACAGTATTTCAACTGGCGATAGGTATGATCatgtatagtaagtaataacCATTAGCTGCCTTTGCAGCAGAACCCGTGTGGTGTATGCTCACACAAGCAtagcagtaaacacacacatatacagatgattcactgtgcttttttttatttatgccaCTACTGCAGTATTGTAAATCTCAGTCAGGCTTTAAGGTGACCTCTCCCTTCCCTTCCACACATTAAACTTCTAAGTAGTAACAAATGACATCTCTGGTATAACACCATATGAAGAGGACCGGCAGAATTGATGGGCCTgcacacatttcttttattattttccccCACTCAGTCTTTCAGCGAAAAGTGAAACTACTAATAGCTGAATTCGATTGCCTTaagttaatataaaataaatcctAGACTAACACTGAACAGGAACTGTGCCTGCTTGCCCTGTCTGGACTGCTGATGTTTGGACGGAGAGAAAGGGATAAGGGCTTGTCGAGAATAATTTTCAGTGAACATTCTCATCATTGCAATGATGTTGGTTTCTCCAGCTTCAACTTTTGTAAGTGGGAGAATCAGCCCTGACTTAGCTCTTCCGCCACACTCAACAATGGCAACCAACAGTTGATCATGTTTGTACCAAAGCCAGCTCACGCAGCCTTGTGCTATTGGTCCCTCCTGTGCAATGATATTTGGCCTCAGGCATGGTGGGTGCACCAGAGGACAGTAATGTTAGGGAGATCACCAACTATCACGTGAACTGTGACCAATGAAGAGTGATTCATATAAGCAAAGAGTTTATAGAATGGACATGAGTTTATAAAAATGTGCATTGTATGTATTCTATTTCTATTGGCTGTCCATAGACTTGTGTTGATTGTTAACTCTTGGGATGTTTTTGGGGGAacaggagaggggaggaaggtTGTCCCCATACTACTGAAACAGTGTTTTGCTCAGGCCTGATGAATCCTTCcgtatttgtttttgttttatttgtattttccctGAGTTGGAGGAGTTGAGAGGGGAGTGTTTTGCAAAGTTGAAGGACAAGAAGAGTTGAGGActatgacaaagagaaaaataacatttccccttgaagagaaaaataaaaaaaaatcaatggctGTTTGTGTGATCATATATTTACTAATCTTGTTGATTGTACAGAAAATATGTATTACCTGTGGCTAATAGGAAGAGACCCATCATAAATTACACAATAACTTATATTTGTGGTAAATGCCATTGTgagtttattttacagttgtaaAAAGTGTGTCCATTTACATATATAGACTTCTAGATTTTAAAGGATTCTGTGTGCtaactgtattattattatatatcaacACTAACTGTATTCAATGCTTTGGATGTGTTAAGAATTACCCATGCAGGCCacacagtttgacttttttcatgaaagCAAACATTAATGACAAGATTTTGGCGTATTGGACAACACAAGGCCGCAAACAAAGATATTCTCTATGGTAAGTAACAGTAATTGTAAGAAACATAAAAGAGATGACTTTCTATTCTTCACTCACCatttttacagtgaaataaaccAATCTCTGAAGAATACGTCTTGGATTCATACGACGGTGGACCACAAGCTGAAGAAATGGACTGCCAAAACAAGGACGTGGTCACAAATGGAAAGAACCTGAGACTTAACTAAGTccatcagagcagagctgcaggacCAGCAGGACTGCTGATGAACACGTGCCTCCTTGCACCGTCTACAGGAAAGTTACGGTAAGTAGTAGCCTATAGAAATTATACACTTGTACCACCTGTGGATAATTAGTGCACCTTCAGTTCTGCAACTACAGATGCTTATTATTGTCTTGATAAGTCAATTGATCGTCTGGCTCATGAAAGTTctgaaaatagtgagaaatgctGTCACAGTTAcccagagcccaaagtgacaCCCTCacaatgttatttatttcaacTGTACTTGAATCTAGTGATGGGCAGATTAGCTCCTTTACAGACACCACCATTTTGCACTCACAAGCCTAAAAATAATGgacccaaaataaaaaggttactgTTGTTCAGCCCTTTGTTTGCAGTCATAACTCTGGTCTCCTTTGAAGGATAAGTctctaaataaaatgaaaaagtcagAATGAGTGGAGAGATACTGAACAAAATTGACAGAAGCACAAACATTGTAGCAATATAGATTTTTGTTCCTAGTCTCCTTTTTTCAGAAAATAACGAATATAAGGCTTGTGCTGGTACCTTTGATGTGGAAAACACTTTGGAGCTTTTGCCAGATATCTGAATTCTTTGTCAACGGCTGTTGCAGTGATATGGGGATGGATAGAATCGGCACACTTAGAGCTTTCAAATAACATGTAATTTGTCAAGGTTGTGTGAAAATCTAGCTTGGTACGgaccaaaacacacctgaaataCTGCTACCAAGGGAATTTACATTtaagcatcatattttataaatgctttatattttttgtatgcAAGAATCCTAATCTTTAAAGTAACTAataactaaagctgtcagataaaaataattcagtaaaaagtacagtatttccctTTGAACTGTAGTGAACCTCAAATttgtaagtactaagtacttGAGGAAATGTAGTTAGTTCAATCCATCACTGATAGCTGACAGATATCCATGCCAACAGAGACAGGCATTTACTGTAAGCTTAGATACTCCTGGTCCCACTTCATTCCCATTTCAACCAGAAAGGCAAAAGAGATCTTTCAGTTTCCTGTACTGGTGCACCTCATGTGTACAAGTGACCATGCATTCTTCATGTGATGAGTGTGCTGAGATAGTAAGCTTAGACACATTCATGGTCATCGTCTGACAGTCCACCACAGACCTGACCATGAACTCCAGCAGGATGATCTCCTGATCCAACTGATGTCCTTCACAAATGTTGCAGAAAAGCCCAGCATGTCTTGATTACTGCGGCTTggaaattacacaaacaaacattgttaTTTACTGATTTGAGACCCTTTAGGGTCTTTGCTGAGCAGcaggtgaaaaaatgtaatcTCAAATCTGGCAACAtcaaaaaaaacctcaaagtcTATTATCTTCTAAAATTAAGAAGTAGTTATCTTCATTTCTTCCAGGGGGCAGTACAATCTCACTATTTCTAAGGACCAATCCAGCAGTGCTTTGGAACCTGCAGGTCTGGACCCCTGAGAGGTGGTAAGATGACTTCTTATGTCTTATGTTAGTTTGGTTTGTAATATATATGTTTTGAATTCTTTCAAGAACTCCAGTTTGCTTGGTTAACAATGAAtttgtttaatcttttatttttctcccaaTGAGCAACCTGTAGATTTTTGTACCCACCTGAACTCATTTTGAATATTCATACCACTAGACTTCATACAGTACAGTTTTAGAGAGATACTTACTGACCACTCAACAATtacttaaatgtgaaaaatgaattcatcattaattgataatgaaagaaTCAACAAAATGAAGCATGAAAAATCTCCAAAAGTAGATCTGCTATCAGTTTAATTTCAGAAATTCTCATTAAAACTGATGCTGCTTCTgttacatctgtgtgtgagtcaaggtgaagaagaagaagaaaaacgagGAGGGCTATCAGAAAAGACTGAACTCCCGGTCTGTCACTGACATTTCTTTGACAAATCTGTGAAAGCAACAAATTGATTGCAATCAGAGATAGATattacgtaaaaaaaaaaaataaaaaaaaaaaaaaaaaaaaaatacaatattagaTTTGGAAATGTTACCCACTTGGTCATCTCACTGTTCTTTCGGGGAAACCGTTTGACTTGCGTCCATTGTGCAGGACTCACCCATCCGTACTGCTGACTGTCCGTCAGAGGCATTATGTACAGCTGGTTGGGAGCTggggaagagaggagaccaagaCTTTGACCAATCTCATTTAATGCACTTGGCTTGTCACTAGGAATACAGCTGTGATCTGTCCATCAGACACTTAAATTATGTGTAACATCTTAATGTCCACTTACATCTGGGTGTGTGAACCCGTTTGACCATCTCTTTGTATCGTTCATGGCTCCCATGGTGTATGTCAGTGCTGTATGGAAGAGGCTGATGGTAAACGCTGCATTTGTCTGCACATGTGAGGGGTCCCTGTTGTTCTTGAAGCGATGGAGGTGGCCCCGCTCTGCTGTTGATCCTAGCATCTTTAAAGAAGTATGTTACTACAGTATACATTACTCATTATTTGGATTACATTAATAAGTGTGTGGCTACTACAAAAGACGCAAGAGATCAAGTTAAAGTTAAACTTGAGTAgttgtttttgcagtgcagtACATGGGATttgataaatgttaaaatatagCATGTTATATACAGTGTCAAGAGCCAAAAAAGATATGAATATGAACACaacacaattttctgacattttatataccAAACTATTACTGAAGTTATCGAGAAAATTAAtcacagattaatcaataatgaaaatatggTTAGGGGACTCTCTTTTTCAATTGACTTCACATTTCTTATTTGAATGTCAatcaaacaactacaaagagacacaaaaccaccacaaaaaGATGCAAAGCCACCAAACTGGTTCTAGCCGATAAAACCACAGAAAATTACCACACAGATAttcaaaacaactacaaagagattCAAAACTGCCGTAGGAGACATAAacccaaaacaaagacaaaccacCACAAACGGATGCACAAACAGACCCAACAGGATGGGTGACTTTTAAAGAGTTAAATAAGTAGCATGTTATTGTTAGCTATGAGCGAGCTAAAGGCGCTGCTTTCCCCCGTGGTAGCAGCTACAGTTCCTCTTACCCTGAGACTGAGACGCTCCTGTAGGATTCACTATCTTTTTATCGCCTATTGGGTTTTGATAACCCAGGTGTGTTAAACCGAAGAAGGCCATAGTCGCACAGTGAGAGTCTACCCACCAAACGAGCCTGTTGGAAACCGAGACacgcagagagacagacagttaaaTAAATCACAACTTTTGGTTTAGACGTAACCATGGCAACGCATCCTGCCTACCCGTAGGACTTCGTAATGACGATGACGACTTTTGCTTtctgtaatataaaataaaaaacattagatATGTAGCCTactaatgtatttatttgtatttatttataatttagcTGGTTTAGTTTAACAGAACTATGATCCCGGAAAATTAAGAGAATCACGATTTATTGATCATCCTAACGTTTCGATCTCTAGACCTCAGTCAGAAGTACTTTAACAGTGTTTACAACAGTTCTTGAATAAGATCACGCTCCACCCATGTTATTTGTGTACATAAATGATCAACATATCCTGGTAGTAAGAAAAAGCCTCTGTAGAGCCTTATTTATGTCCAAGAAACATGGATCCATGATGCGAGGCGATGTTTTGCAACACACAATATGCCACAAACAATGATTTAATACGTGCGGGTTGTTTTCTAATGTTCCACCTGACTTatccaaacatctgaaacaaaCTTTGCGCTTAACAAGCAGAGAGTACGCGCGTTGTGCGCGTCCCCTAGTAATACCCATTGgatatttctttgttgtttttgtaagtACGTATGTGACCTGCTTGTCATTTGCGTAAAAATCTCTCATCCCTTAAAAAAAGAAGGGGCCCATcaagatgtttattctatagatgtttatttttctgctgtggtaaatgaatttcccagttgtgggataaataaagttaatctaatctaatctaatctagaAACCCACttgaacatttaaaactgaGGAGAGACCGGGTGGGTCAAGTTACAGGATTCTGAAGGAAGATATGTCATAATCGCAGGTTTCTTATATGGGGAAAGGTTTACTCGGATGTATTTATTCCCCCAATACATTTGAGGCTTCTTTCTATTCCAAATTGCTTGCTGATTTATCTTCTATTATCAAACCTTTTGTAATCTTGGGCAGGGACCTGAATGCCTGTTTGGAACCAGAGTTGGACAAATGTCCTGTCAAATCCATACGCCCATCCGAAATGGCAGTAGCCACCAGGGAGCTATGCAGcaatttgaatttatttgacACCTGGAGGTTATTGAAACCAAAAGTGAGGGacgtcacttttttttttttcattttgaggcAGGCATTGGACAAGGTTA
The genomic region above belongs to Seriola aureovittata isolate HTS-2021-v1 ecotype China chromosome 9, ASM2101889v1, whole genome shotgun sequence and contains:
- the LOC130174758 gene encoding testis-expressed protein 49-like isoform X2, with the protein product MAFFGLTHLGYQNPIGDKKIVNPTGASQSQDARINSRAGPPPSLQEQQGPLTCADKCSVYHQPLPYSTDIHHGSHERYKEMVKRVHTPRSPNQLYIMPLTDSQQYGWVSPAQWTQVKRFPRKNSEMTKFVKEMSVTDREFSLF
- the LOC130174758 gene encoding testis-expressed protein 49-like isoform X1, translating into MAFFGLTHLGYQNPIGDKKIVNPTGASQSQVTYFFKDARINSRAGPPPSLQEQQGPLTCADKCSVYHQPLPYSTDIHHGSHERYKEMVKRVHTPRSPNQLYIMPLTDSQQYGWVSPAQWTQVKRFPRKNSEMTKFVKEMSVTDREFSLF